In Triticum urartu cultivar G1812 chromosome 6, Tu2.1, whole genome shotgun sequence, the following proteins share a genomic window:
- the LOC125515460 gene encoding uncharacterized protein LOC125515460 isoform X1 → MACINTLQSCSMFKGAKSKARRGRASGGTFECRASTFMDGSGLRLGLDENPDAIISGEWPENFSLLSYDDLRAYLQSQQQQQQQQPSHAGDQVLLLADLVQRGPLLREAMSTPVLMVTAEQALVEIEGHFQLVSGLPVVDSVRRCVGVVVKSDRVRASHGPKTKIADVMTSPAITLSCDKTVTDAAALMLRKKIHRLPIVNQDNQVIGIVTRDDVLRALEAMLKF, encoded by the exons ATGGCGTGCATCAATACCTTGCAGAGCTGCTCCATGTTCAAAGGGGCCAAGAGTAAGGCCAGAAGAGGTAGAGCCAGTGGCGGGACCTTTGAGTGCCGGGCGTCCACGTTCATGGACGGGAGCGGGCTCCGGCTCGGGCTCGACGAGAACCCCGATGCCATCATCTCCGGCGAGTGGCCCGAGAACTTCTCCCTCCTCAGCTACGACGACCTCCGCGCATACCTCCAGtcacagcagcagcagcaacaacaacaaccatcCCATGCCGGCGATCAGGTTCTTCTTCTTGCTGATCTTGTG CAGCGGGGGCCGCTCCTGCGCGAGGCCATGTCGACGCCCGTGCTGATGGTCACAGCGGAGCAGGCGCTGGTGGAGATTGAAGGCCACTTTCAGCTCGTGTCAGGCCTCCCGGTTGTCGACAGCGTCCGCCGATGTGTTGGGGTCGTTGTCAAGAGCGATCGCGTGAGGGCTTCACATGGG CCAAAGACAAAGATTGCAGATGTGATGACATCTCCAGCAATCACACTATCATGCGATAAAACAGTGACCG ATGCCGCAGCTCTGATGCTCAGGAAGAAGATCCACAGATTACCGATAGTAAACCAGGATAATCAAGTAATAG GTATAGTTACCCGCGATGACGTTCTTCGTGCGTTGGAGGCCATGCTGAAGTTTTAG
- the LOC125515460 gene encoding magnesium transporter MgtE-like isoform X2 — MACINTLQSCSMFKGAKSKARRGRASGGTFECRASTFMDGSGLRLGLDENPDAIISGEWPENFSLLSYDDLRAYLQSQQQQQQQQPSHAGDQQRGPLLREAMSTPVLMVTAEQALVEIEGHFQLVSGLPVVDSVRRCVGVVVKSDRVRASHGPKTKIADVMTSPAITLSCDKTVTDAAALMLRKKIHRLPIVNQDNQVIGIVTRDDVLRALEAMLKF, encoded by the exons ATGGCGTGCATCAATACCTTGCAGAGCTGCTCCATGTTCAAAGGGGCCAAGAGTAAGGCCAGAAGAGGTAGAGCCAGTGGCGGGACCTTTGAGTGCCGGGCGTCCACGTTCATGGACGGGAGCGGGCTCCGGCTCGGGCTCGACGAGAACCCCGATGCCATCATCTCCGGCGAGTGGCCCGAGAACTTCTCCCTCCTCAGCTACGACGACCTCCGCGCATACCTCCAGtcacagcagcagcagcaacaacaacaaccatcCCATGCCGGCGATCAG CAGCGGGGGCCGCTCCTGCGCGAGGCCATGTCGACGCCCGTGCTGATGGTCACAGCGGAGCAGGCGCTGGTGGAGATTGAAGGCCACTTTCAGCTCGTGTCAGGCCTCCCGGTTGTCGACAGCGTCCGCCGATGTGTTGGGGTCGTTGTCAAGAGCGATCGCGTGAGGGCTTCACATGGG CCAAAGACAAAGATTGCAGATGTGATGACATCTCCAGCAATCACACTATCATGCGATAAAACAGTGACCG ATGCCGCAGCTCTGATGCTCAGGAAGAAGATCCACAGATTACCGATAGTAAACCAGGATAATCAAGTAATAG GTATAGTTACCCGCGATGACGTTCTTCGTGCGTTGGAGGCCATGCTGAAGTTTTAG
- the LOC125515460 gene encoding magnesium transporter MgtE-like isoform X3 encodes MACINTLQSCSMFKGAKSKARRGRASGGTFECRASTFMDGSGLRLGLDENPDAIISGEWPENFSLLSYDDLRAYLQSQQQQQQQQPSHAGDQRGPLLREAMSTPVLMVTAEQALVEIEGHFQLVSGLPVVDSVRRCVGVVVKSDRVRASHGPKTKIADVMTSPAITLSCDKTVTDAAALMLRKKIHRLPIVNQDNQVIGIVTRDDVLRALEAMLKF; translated from the exons ATGGCGTGCATCAATACCTTGCAGAGCTGCTCCATGTTCAAAGGGGCCAAGAGTAAGGCCAGAAGAGGTAGAGCCAGTGGCGGGACCTTTGAGTGCCGGGCGTCCACGTTCATGGACGGGAGCGGGCTCCGGCTCGGGCTCGACGAGAACCCCGATGCCATCATCTCCGGCGAGTGGCCCGAGAACTTCTCCCTCCTCAGCTACGACGACCTCCGCGCATACCTCCAGtcacagcagcagcagcaacaacaacaaccatcCCATGCCGGCGATCAG CGGGGGCCGCTCCTGCGCGAGGCCATGTCGACGCCCGTGCTGATGGTCACAGCGGAGCAGGCGCTGGTGGAGATTGAAGGCCACTTTCAGCTCGTGTCAGGCCTCCCGGTTGTCGACAGCGTCCGCCGATGTGTTGGGGTCGTTGTCAAGAGCGATCGCGTGAGGGCTTCACATGGG CCAAAGACAAAGATTGCAGATGTGATGACATCTCCAGCAATCACACTATCATGCGATAAAACAGTGACCG ATGCCGCAGCTCTGATGCTCAGGAAGAAGATCCACAGATTACCGATAGTAAACCAGGATAATCAAGTAATAG GTATAGTTACCCGCGATGACGTTCTTCGTGCGTTGGAGGCCATGCTGAAGTTTTAG